A region of Marnyiella aurantia DNA encodes the following proteins:
- a CDS encoding PA0069 family radical SAM protein, with translation MESNFRKGQGAQRNELNRFDKYTFEPEDEDVENVKVSFTEVFPKTVVNKITSPDLFMEYSLNPYQGCEHGCSYCFARPTHEFWGYSAGTDFERKIMVKKNAPELLEKFFRKKNYIPKTLSLSGNTDCYQPAERKFEITRKILQLCLDYRHPVSILTKNALVLRDLDILSQLAEKNLVSVSFSIPTVNEEIRRKMEPRTSSVANKLKAIQILSENNIPTGVMVAPVIPGLTSDESLTILKTISEAGARSFGYIIVRLNDTVKPVFINWINASFPDRAQKVLNQIRSMRGGNLGEKRFHERYKGEGNIAGMIHDTFALGKRKFFPNQEHRQLSTEHFTGSRDQQLRLF, from the coding sequence ATGGAAAGTAATTTTAGAAAAGGACAGGGAGCACAGCGCAACGAGTTGAACCGGTTTGACAAATATACCTTTGAACCGGAAGATGAGGATGTAGAAAATGTGAAAGTTTCGTTTACAGAAGTCTTCCCGAAAACTGTCGTTAATAAAATCACCAGTCCGGACCTTTTTATGGAATACTCCCTAAATCCATATCAGGGATGCGAGCACGGCTGCTCCTATTGTTTTGCCCGGCCAACTCATGAATTCTGGGGCTACTCGGCCGGAACTGATTTCGAGAGAAAGATAATGGTGAAGAAAAACGCACCTGAACTGCTGGAGAAATTCTTCAGAAAGAAAAATTACATTCCCAAAACTCTCTCTCTATCCGGCAACACAGACTGCTACCAACCCGCTGAACGTAAATTTGAAATTACAAGAAAAATTCTCCAGCTATGTCTGGATTACAGACATCCGGTAAGTATACTGACAAAAAATGCGCTGGTGCTGCGTGACCTTGACATCCTCAGTCAACTTGCTGAAAAAAATCTGGTGTCCGTGTCCTTCAGCATTCCGACTGTTAATGAAGAAATCAGGCGTAAAATGGAACCGCGGACTTCTTCAGTCGCTAATAAGCTGAAAGCCATCCAGATTCTTTCTGAAAACAACATCCCAACTGGTGTAATGGTAGCGCCGGTAATTCCGGGTTTAACAAGCGATGAAAGTCTCACTATTCTGAAAACCATTTCTGAAGCGGGAGCCCGAAGTTTCGGGTATATCATTGTTCGGTTGAATGACACTGTAAAGCCGGTATTCATAAACTGGATTAATGCAAGTTTCCCGGACCGGGCTCAAAAAGTACTTAATCAGATACGGTCTATGCGTGGCGGCAACCTCGGCGAGAAAAGATTTCATGAACGCTATAAAGGCGAAGGCAATATTGCAGGCATGATTCACGACACCTTCGCATTGGGCAAAAGGAAATTTTTTCCCAATCAGGAGCACCGGCAACTTTCTACAGAGCACTTTACCGGCTCGCGCGATCAGCAGCTGCGTTTATTCTAA
- a CDS encoding cupin domain-containing protein produces the protein MNILKYTDFLLHKPSVFQIKKTDHIQQFAVALGCGTVLEKHSTPVPATLIVLKGALKFNLPDLQLELQEQDVYEIPVDVEHSVQGMMEKNLFLITKELNPDSE, from the coding sequence ATGAATATCTTAAAATATACCGATTTTCTGCTTCATAAACCGTCCGTTTTTCAAATCAAGAAAACAGATCATATTCAGCAGTTTGCAGTAGCCCTGGGCTGCGGAACAGTGCTGGAAAAACACAGCACCCCGGTCCCGGCCACACTGATTGTATTGAAAGGTGCCTTAAAATTTAACCTGCCGGACCTTCAGCTGGAGCTCCAGGAACAGGACGTTTATGAAATACCGGTCGATGTGGAGCACAGTGTTCAGGGGATGATGGAGAAGAATCTGTTTCTGATCACCAAAGAACTTAACCCCGACAGCGAATGA
- a CDS encoding DUF3820 family protein has translation MNPQILVEICTEKMPFGKYKGVTIADLPVSYLEWFNSKGMPAGKLGMQLSTIYEIKLNGLTELLIPIKKRVRG, from the coding sequence CTGAATCCACAGATTCTTGTTGAGATCTGTACTGAAAAAATGCCCTTTGGCAAATATAAAGGGGTAACTATAGCGGATCTGCCAGTTTCTTATCTGGAATGGTTTAATAGCAAAGGAATGCCCGCCGGAAAGCTGGGAATGCAGCTTTCTACGATTTATGAGATAAAACTGAACGGACTGACGGAACTTCTTATTCCAATTAAAAAACGGGTGAGAGGTTAA
- a CDS encoding prolyl oligopeptidase family serine peptidase: MKFRTIMQSAAVVFLASCANQKMNSSHKYPETKKVSHTDTYFGAQVADPYRWLEDDRAEDTNDWVQREFKFTQDYLSKIGFREQIRTQLKDLWNYEKISAPFKEGDFTYFYKNDGLQAQSVLYRTDRSGKTEVFLDPNKFSEKGTTSLAGVSFNKKGNLVAYSISEGGSDWNKIIIMNALTKEIIDETIVDVKFSGASWLGDEGFFYSSYDKPKGSELSAQTDTHKVYFHKLGTKQSADKMIIGGESFKRRYMGVGVSDDGRFQILSASEATNGNELYIKDPKKHKDFVAVQKGYDYNTDFIDSKGDWIYALTDRNAPNMRLVKFHIDRPDVWTDVIPETENVLSVSTGAGYIFARYMKDAVTSVQQLDYDGKLIRTVELPGIGTAAGFGGKDDAAEVYYSFTNYITPGTIYKFNPKTGVSEVYQKPKVKFDPANYVSEQVFYTSKDGTKIPMMINYRKGTKLDGKNPTILYSYGGFNISLQPAFSVVNAVWMDNGGIYAVPNIRGGGEYGKKWHDAGTKFQKKNVFDDFIAAGEYLQQKGYTSPEYMALSGRSNGGLLVGAVMTMRPDLAKVTFPGVGVLDMLRYNKFTAGAGWSYDYGTAEDSKEMFEYLKSYSPVHNVRKGVCYPSTMIITSDHDDRVVPAHSFKFGAELQEKQSCSNPVLVRIEVNAGHGAGRSTDQVIAENTDLLSFALYEMGIRNIKK; the protein is encoded by the coding sequence ATGAAATTTAGAACCATTATGCAGTCTGCCGCCGTGGTATTCCTTGCCTCGTGCGCCAATCAGAAAATGAACTCTTCCCATAAATATCCTGAAACAAAGAAAGTTTCCCATACTGATACCTACTTCGGTGCCCAGGTTGCCGATCCGTACCGCTGGCTGGAGGACGACCGGGCTGAAGATACCAACGATTGGGTACAGCGCGAATTTAAGTTCACCCAGGACTACCTTTCAAAAATCGGCTTTCGCGAGCAAATCCGGACGCAGCTGAAGGATCTTTGGAACTACGAAAAAATAAGCGCACCTTTTAAGGAAGGTGATTTTACATATTTCTATAAAAACGACGGCTTGCAGGCGCAGTCGGTACTGTACCGTACAGACCGCAGTGGTAAAACTGAAGTTTTTCTGGACCCAAATAAGTTCTCAGAAAAGGGAACAACTTCTCTCGCAGGTGTTTCCTTTAATAAAAAAGGCAATTTAGTGGCCTATTCCATTTCGGAAGGCGGCAGTGACTGGAATAAGATCATCATCATGAATGCTCTTACCAAAGAAATCATTGATGAAACTATCGTTGATGTTAAATTTTCCGGCGCCAGCTGGTTGGGCGACGAAGGTTTTTTCTACTCAAGTTATGACAAGCCCAAAGGCAGTGAGCTTTCTGCACAAACCGACACGCACAAGGTATATTTCCATAAACTTGGAACAAAGCAGAGTGCGGATAAGATGATTATTGGCGGTGAATCTTTCAAGAGAAGGTACATGGGTGTTGGCGTATCCGACGACGGTCGGTTCCAGATCCTGAGTGCTTCTGAAGCCACCAACGGAAATGAACTTTACATTAAAGATCCGAAAAAACATAAGGATTTTGTAGCTGTACAAAAAGGTTACGACTACAATACGGACTTTATTGATTCGAAAGGGGACTGGATTTATGCACTCACCGACAGGAACGCGCCGAACATGCGTCTTGTGAAGTTTCACATTGACAGACCGGATGTATGGACAGACGTTATCCCCGAAACCGAGAACGTTCTGAGCGTATCAACCGGTGCGGGTTATATTTTTGCACGCTATATGAAAGACGCTGTGACTTCCGTTCAGCAACTGGATTACGACGGAAAACTGATCCGCACTGTTGAATTGCCTGGAATTGGTACTGCTGCAGGCTTTGGGGGAAAGGATGATGCTGCAGAAGTTTATTACTCCTTCACCAACTATATTACACCGGGAACGATTTATAAATTTAATCCCAAAACAGGAGTATCTGAAGTCTACCAAAAGCCTAAAGTGAAGTTCGATCCGGCCAATTACGTTTCGGAGCAGGTATTTTATACATCCAAAGACGGTACTAAGATTCCGATGATGATCAATTACCGCAAGGGAACTAAGTTAGACGGTAAAAATCCAACAATCTTATATTCATACGGAGGTTTCAACATCAGCCTTCAGCCCGCTTTCTCAGTCGTTAATGCGGTTTGGATGGATAATGGCGGGATTTACGCCGTTCCAAATATCCGTGGTGGTGGCGAATACGGTAAAAAATGGCATGACGCCGGTACCAAATTTCAGAAAAAGAATGTTTTTGATGACTTTATAGCCGCAGGAGAATATCTTCAGCAAAAAGGCTACACCTCACCGGAATATATGGCGCTGTCCGGAAGGTCAAATGGCGGGCTTTTAGTGGGAGCGGTAATGACCATGCGTCCGGATCTGGCTAAAGTGACCTTTCCGGGTGTTGGAGTGCTTGATATGCTCAGATACAATAAGTTTACGGCCGGTGCAGGCTGGAGCTATGATTACGGAACTGCCGAAGATTCCAAAGAGATGTTTGAATATCTGAAATCCTACTCACCTGTTCATAATGTAAGGAAAGGTGTTTGCTATCCTTCCACAATGATTATTACAAGTGATCATGATGACCGGGTAGTGCCTGCACACTCCTTCAAGTTTGGAGCCGAGCTTCAGGAAAAACAGTCATGCAGCAATCCGGTTCTTGTTCGTATTGAGGTGAATGCCGGGCATGGGGCAGGCCGCAGTACAGATCAGGTCATTGCCGAAAATACCGATCTGCTGAGTTTCGCGCTCTATGAAATGGGAATCAGAAATATTAAAAAGTAA
- a CDS encoding isopenicillin N synthase family dioxygenase codes for MKQIPSVDLRDFLSGDPERKQKFVNEIGKAYEEIGFVALKGHFLDDKLVKDLYSEVKNFFEMPVEKKQKYEIPGIGGQRGYVGFGKETAKGFKKGDLKEFWHFGQYLEDGSKYSSVYPDNVQVTEVPEFNEVGKQAYKMLEKTGIYVLRALALHLGLDEFYFDKFVKEGNSILRPIHYPPITEEPDNAVRAAAHGDINLITLLMGAQGKGLQVMNHDGEWVDAIAEPDELMINVGDMLSRHTNNKLKSTIHQVVNPPRELWGTSRYSIPFFMHPVSEMPLNALENTVDENHPKLYEDTTAGEFLHERLVELGLIKI; via the coding sequence ATGAAACAGATTCCAAGTGTGGATTTGCGTGATTTCCTTTCGGGTGACCCGGAACGCAAGCAGAAATTTGTAAATGAAATCGGAAAAGCATATGAAGAAATCGGTTTTGTAGCTCTGAAGGGCCATTTCCTTGATGACAAACTTGTTAAAGATTTGTACAGTGAGGTTAAGAATTTCTTTGAAATGCCTGTAGAAAAAAAACAGAAATACGAAATCCCAGGCATTGGCGGGCAGCGCGGTTATGTGGGTTTCGGAAAAGAAACGGCAAAAGGTTTCAAGAAGGGCGACCTGAAAGAATTCTGGCATTTCGGTCAATACCTTGAAGACGGATCCAAATATTCTTCTGTTTATCCGGATAATGTACAGGTTACGGAAGTCCCAGAATTTAATGAAGTTGGCAAGCAGGCTTATAAGATGCTGGAGAAAACGGGGATTTATGTTTTGAGAGCTCTTGCTTTACATCTTGGTTTGGATGAGTTTTATTTTGACAAATTTGTTAAAGAAGGAAACTCAATATTGAGACCTATTCATTATCCCCCGATTACTGAAGAACCTGATAATGCGGTTCGTGCCGCTGCTCATGGTGATATTAACCTGATTACACTGCTTATGGGAGCTCAGGGCAAAGGCCTTCAGGTTATGAATCATGACGGCGAATGGGTAGATGCCATTGCCGAACCGGACGAACTTATGATCAATGTGGGCGATATGCTGTCCAGGCATACCAATAACAAACTCAAATCTACAATCCATCAGGTGGTAAATCCACCGCGTGAACTTTGGGGAACTTCACGTTACTCTATTCCCTTCTTTATGCATCCCGTAAGCGAAATGCCACTAAACGCGCTGGAAAACACCGTAGATGAGAATCACCCCAAGTTATACGAAGATACTACGGCAGGCGAATTTCTGCATGAAAGACTTGTGGAACTTGGACTTATTAAAATATAA